ATCCTCTCGCAAAGCTCCAGTTCGGACCAGAAGCTTCATTCTTGTGCCTTTTTCTCCAGACACCTAACCCCTGCTGAGAGGAACTACAAAGTCGGCAATCGGGAGCTGCTGGCTGTCAAGATAGCATTGGAAGAATGGAGGCATTGGTTGGAGGGAGTTGAACACCCGTTCTTGGTTTGGACTGCTCATAAGAACCTGGCCTACATCCAAACAGCCAAGAGGTTTAACTCACGGCAGGCATGGCGGGCACTACTTTTTCGGTAGGTTTAACTTCACCTTAACTTACCGCCTGCTTctaaaaacattaaacctgaGGCTCTCTCTCGCCAGTTTGTCTGGAGGTTTCCCCCGTCCCAGATAGCATCTTTTCACGTGTGTGGTGGCAGCCATTTCCTGGGAGATCGAGTCAGCAGTAAGGGAGGCCCAGCAGTCACAACCTGATCCTGGTAACGGTCCACACGACCGTTTATATGTACCTGATTCAGTCTGCTCCCAGGTCCTCTAGTGGGTGCACAACTCCAAGTTCTCCTGTCACCCTGGTATGTCACGCACTCTATCCCCTCTTAAGACAAACTTCTGGTTGTCATCCATGGAAACTGATACCCGCACCTTTGTCTCCACCTGCATGGTATGTGCCCGAGGAAAATCCTCTCACCGTCTTCCATCTGGGCTGCTCCAACGCTTCCTGTCCCGGTTCGTCCCTGGTCCCACGTCGCCTTGGACTTTGTGACGGGTCACCTGCCCACCAAAGGTAACACAGCCATTCTCACCATTGTAGACCGTTTCACTAAAGCTAATCCATTTTGTGGCTCTCCCCAAGCTTCCATCTGCCAGTGTAATGGCCGATCGGTTGGTGTTGCACGTGGTTCGGGTCCATGGGATTCCGCTGGACATTGTATTGGACCTGGGTCCCCAATTCATATTTCAATTTTGGAGGGCGTTCTGCCAGGCTCTGGGTACCACCATGAGCCTCTCATCTGGTTTTCACCCCCAGTCCAATGGTCAAACTGAGAGGACAAATCAGGACCTCGATGCCGCTCTGCACTGTGTCACTGCTTCCAACCTCTCCTCCTGGAGTTCTCATCCCCCATGGATTGGATATGCGCACAACTCACTCACCAGCTTTGCCACAGCTTTGTCCCCTTTTGAAGTTTCTTTGGGATATCAACCATCTATGTTTCTCTCTCAGGAGAGCAAGTTATCTGTTCCCTCAGTCCAGATGCATCTCAGACGGTGCCGCCAAGTCTGGAGACACACCCGTGCTGCAATGCTTTGCTCTGTGGAAGACAACCAAAACATCACCAACCGCCATCGGACCCAGGCCCCGAATTACATACCAAGTCATAAAGTTTGGCTCCCAACCAAAAATATCCCTTTAAAGACTGCCTCTAATAAATAACACCTCAGCTGTCCGCTTAAAACTACCAGGTACCATGAGAGTTTATCCCACATTCCATGTCTCACAAATTAAACCAGTCTCTGACAGCCCCCTTTGCCCTCTGTCCGAACACCCTCCACCCGCCCGGGTCATCAATGATCATCCCGCCTACTCAGTTAATCTGCTCCTGGACGTTTGCCGCCGCGGAAGGGGCCTGTGTTCCGTGATCATTCATTTTGGACACTCAGCTCATTAAGGACTTCCAACATTGTCACCGCTCCACGATTCAGGTCTTAGCACTGTTAGCCATAATGTTTTGGGTATTAGCACTGTTAGCTGTGTGAGGCGTCCCACCTGCATCAGAGGGGACGttccccctttcctcccccGTAGAGGCCGATCCTGTCGCCTTGGCGCCAACAGCCCATCACCTGGCATGGGTGTGGCTCTGTggtcctctctctgcctggttGGACAGGACGCTGCGAAGGGGCTACGCTATAGTTCTGCGGCCAGCCACCTCTGTTCAGCGGCATAGTTCAGACCTATCTCTCTGTCCCCGCCGAGAGGGCAGCCTTGGAGGAGGCTGTGGCTACGCTCCTCCGAAAAGGAGCCACTTTGGTGGTTCCGCACTTGGAGGCACGAACAGGCTTCTACTCCCCATATTTCTTGGTGCCCGAGAAACCCTTTATACTGAACAGCAGACTGTTGTGTTGTGGTGCATACATGTGCTGTAGGAACAGATTTTATAGGTGATTGATGAAGAGCAGCCCTTTGAATAATCTTTGTTGAAGGCCTAATAGAATAGAGAGCGTcgtatgttgtacagattgtaaagctcTGAGACAAATGTGAGATGTGTAATTTAGCTGATTATAGGACCACAATGTGAATGAAAAGCTGTTGACACCTGACACTGTAGTGCTCAGGTTTCAACAATTcaagtttgtgtctgtgttgggtATTTTCTGCCAGAAGCCAGAAAACGTGGTGTTGTGGTTGTAGTTGTTCTCTGCTCCTGTCCATATTATTGTTTTAGTGTTGTAGCCGCAAACAACGTTGTTGagttttttgttgtatttttaactcCTGTCTAAATCCTCTGATCCATGCCTTTTTCTATTCCTGGTGTAGAAAAGCTATGAAACTCACCATTATACCCAAGATACTGCAGCCCAACTCCTCGGCCAAGATACTGTGATGAAAGTATGTCATGCAGAGAGTACGATGGAGTGACAAAAAGCATTTCTTGCCgctgaaagtgaaagtaaaagtttttttcaggttgttttgagTCAATAGATAGATGTCTGgatgaataaaaatatgaaaacaaatagtgctaaaaatatgaaaacaataagaataaatgTCTCCATcaaacaagcttttttttctttccaacagAGATATTATctaattaaatatgaaatatttgatAAGAAAAGATActttcattctttgtttttgactACATACGCTTGGCTCCCGTCAATGCAAATACATCAGCTCAAGTCCAACATGCCACACAGGTCAGCAGTATTGCGACGTCAGCACAGGAATGATgtggattcagtgtttttcctctggaAGTTGATGTTCCTACTAAAGGCCACCAGAGGGAACCCAAGTGAATTTTAGTAGTGATTACAAAGGCCAATTACATGCCGTGCAATCTGATCAGCAACTCCCATGGTTGTTGTTGAAACGTGCATATTCCAGGGCCATATAgattaaacagaaacaaaacaataaaacaaaggaatGTGTCCATACTTTTTTCTTGATGCCTGGCCATTTTTGGTAGTGTAAGGTAAAAGCTTCAAAGGCTTTGTCaacaagcaggaaaaaaaaaaaaagtaaagatgtCATAATGGATGCCTTGTTTCGCATATTCTGCCTCTGTCCCTCCCTTCAGCAACATCCCCACTTTCCCAGGCTCTTGCATTTCCTTGAAGCTTTGTAGTCACTGCCATTGTCTACCTGTCCAacagatgccctcagacttttccACCTGTCCCAGTCACCTGACTCCCATTGTCAATGTTGCTTCGTGCCTTTGCTTTCTTAGCCTCTGAATCGCTGAAACTTCAACATGCATCCAGCATCCTGAAACCTTAACCGGATTCTGTACTCGCCTTTGAAAAGCATTCAGAAGATACTGTAGAGATAACACactgcattacattttacatttcaagcaTTTGGCTGATGCTGTTATTCagaacaactgaaaaaaaactgatttaaatGAGTAGACTGACAATATGGTAAATGGCAAATGCTGTCAGCAGAGCTTATATTGCAAAAATTATCATATCTCCTGAACACTTTGTGCTACTGTAACCAAGTTTGGTGGAGATGTTTAGAAGTCTGACGTCTGAGTGACTTTAACAAATTTGGTGCCTTTTCGCCAACAGGTGGCACTGTAGCAGCATCACGAGTTTAAATAGCCATAATGCTCCTGTTTGGTCCGTGCCATTTTGTTCCCTCAAAATGTGAGAAGGTGCATGACAAAGCAAGTCCTCAGTGGCTCACAGTGTAAGTCACCTCACCCGAGGTCCTGGGTTCAAGTCCCACGATGATCAAGTCCTCGCATAGTCTTCAAGCTTTTCaagctctcttcctctctgaagCCGGACATTGGACCCCACCAATATCCACTTGTGGCTGTGTTTGATATTGATCTTTAGAATTGTTAGAAAACAATGCATCGAAATACCTCTTATTTTTGTTAATCAGAAATGTATACTTTAAAACTATAAGAAACTATAAGAACAATTGCCCCCCTGGATATTAAACTTTAGCTCTATGCTTAGAATTTGATTGTGTTAGggtacattcatttttttgtttttttctttaatgcatTCTGTCACTGCTAAGTTACTGAAAAGCTCATCCACTCTCATCTAAACCAGCACTGGTGCGATCTTAATTATTGCCAGCAGATTGCAGGATCTACTGTAAAATGTAACTTATGGGTGCTGTACGCAGACACATGCTGTTATACCTGTATTCATCTAAAACTAGTGCAGACAAACTccatataatatacatatatacatgttatTTCTCTGTTAATGTGCGGTTCCATATTTTATGCTCAGCAGGATATTAGTGTTGGAAACAAGGCagtaaaaaacatgtaaaaccacATACCTGTATTACTTTTGCCTAAATATCAGTCACTTTACTAGTTGCACAAACATATCATCCAAACGCATTTTACAGGTGTATCAGCATTTATCTctgcatttatatatatgcaCTATACAGTAGTCTGTAAATGCATCAATTGAAGAAGCGTGCAAATTGATAACAGTGAGAATTTTACTTGTATTTTGCCTCACTAATTCATTCCTTTCGCCCTAAATCCTTCCATTCAAATGCAATACCAAGAGTTGGCCAGCAGATGTCACCATGTTGTATCAAATGCTCCACAGTGATGAACCATTTTCAGCCCTGTTGCTTTAAAGTGGCTCAGTGTTTCAGAGATCTTTGTTTCCTCCGTCACTGCCCTGGAAGAAGCAACAAACTCCTTCTTGTATAAGCCGTAACCTCTTCTACTCCAGGAGTTTCTTACCCTAGACTGCGCAAAAACGTTCATTTTTCCCCAAAGACAACCTAAATAACTGAGGCCCTTTGACaaagtaggaaaagcacaggtgtgaatgATAAAATGTATCATGGTTGAATTCCATTTCCGTTTCAGGGTCCTGCTATTACTCTTCgctattagtaacacctgtgcttttcccacaatgaaaagtcaaaatgcctgctgtgaaaaaggcctactGGCTGGGTCTGGGATAAACAGAGGGGACAACTCAAGTACAACTGAGAGAATCTCAGATCAAATTGATTAAATTAAGATGTCAAAATACCCAAATTCACGTTGATGTTTTCTGGTTGTGGAGATAGCTAAAATTATGAGTCTGGTTTGGTTTATTAATTTGAGTGACACATGACAACTTTGTGGGAGTTCGTGGGAGTGATTAACTGATATGACAGTGAGAGGTGTGTTCAACTGGTGTCTGGTCTCATCTGTTCAGAGCACATTCTCGCAAAGATTTTTGGCTTCTCCACAAATGGTTTGGTGAACTCCAGTCAGGCTTTCTTACGTCTCTTATGGCCACAAAACATGGGAGGTAGCGTCTTTCGCCTCAAACTTCTTGGTAACATTGTACTCAGTGAACATAAAAACAGCTTCATTACTTCGTCTCTTCGTGTTGTGTGTGGTGTACACAGTGATGAAAAGAGTGACAGAATTCTTCTCTGGTTCAACAGGTCGACTGATTTTTTACATTGCACACACCTGCCACGCAGCACAGTGAGtttatttacaaatgaaaggaaagttTACCTGTGTGGAATCCCATTATTTCTTAAGACCTCTGAAATGTGCAAATATTGTCCAGaacaatgggcctcatgcagCAACATATAACACGATATAAGGCCAGGTGTTGAGCTGTGTGCAAATACTGTGGCACATACTCAAGAATTGGAGAGATGCCACCAACAAAAGGCTgtatgaagaagaagaagaacttcagcagcagtgaaatCGAGGTACTGTTAAATAAACTTAAACAAAGTAAACAGGATTTCCCAGAGCGTCAGTACTGGTGTTACaggaaaatcaaaaacaaattcaaaattcaaacaaaaatgagtaAATAGCaaatgagaaggagaagaaagcaAAGTGCATTGGATTTCCCtgcattcatttgctttttttgttgcagtgtaACACTAATTTAGAAGTGATTGCGTTAATGGAAATGACAGCCACATATATTTAATTCACGcaaattgacagaaaaaaagcaataaactaAACTTTTAAATTCTGGAAAAAGTACAGCAGGTGCACCCCAAAAGTCTGGTGTTCATTTGTGTCTCAGACGCATGAACCGAATGATGAAATACAAGTAAGTTATGTAACAATCCATCTTGGCTTACAGCATTTAGATACTGTCATTTTaaatagcaacaacaacaagcccaGAGGTGATGTAAGCTTACTGTAATGAGTGTCATTAGGTCCTCTACTGTGACTTCCCCAGTGTGCCGCCTCTACAGTGGTGAACAGGCCTCAGGGAGCAGGGCTGGCTACTGTCTGTTGGCCTCATAGGATGTCCCACTAAGCGCATAATTCTCAACTCAGTGAAATTATCCAAAAGATTCAGTGTCATATTTAGCGTCGGTCTTTTTGTGTCAGTTGTGATGTGTTAGTTAGATGCACAATCATCACAGTCGAAATGGTCAACATGTGCCTGTACCTTCGTTATCCCTTGAGACCAATTAAACAAACTGCACCACTGTGGACAGCCAGCCTGGGCATCAATCCAAACAGACATACAGCAGGTTTTCACTaacaagcaaaacaacaggGTCACTGATGTATTTTAGAAAGTCCCAGTTACCTCACGCGACTGGTTTTAGGCCACTCATTCTCCAACAAATCCTCTACACGGATccgctatggttaaggttttaGGTACAGAAACATCTTGGGAGAGGTCATGgtttaggttaaaaaaaactgcttggttaaggttaagaaAACAATCGTGGTCATGATTAAAAGAGACCATTATTGACTGTAAATATGATGTGAACCACGGCCTCCCATGTCAAAAAGTCACACACTTTGTATGTCCACCCTAACCTCCTCCCTAAGAGATAAGAGACAATGTCAGGCTCGAGAAAGGTCAGGAGGTCACAATCACAATTAGTATTGCTCATCCATACCATAAATATCCACTCAATATGTCATGAGGACTGAGATTGAATGAGAAGACGTCTTGTGGGCAGAGAGAAACCTCATGGGTGGGCTTGGAAAGGATTCATCGTCTGGTGCACATGCATGAGCTCAgtagatttcatggcaatctccTCAATGGCTGAACAATACTGCATATTGAattaatttgattcatttgaatttttatttttgcacaatGTGTACAATGTCTACATTGTGAGTCATTACAACATGCACAAAAAGGTTACTTTTAACCAAAAAGTAACGTCGATGACAGCTGGCTACATTAGCAGTCTTGAGTCACGACAGTCCTGTAAACTGTGACGTGAATAGTTCAACTATATGCACATCCGCCGCAGTTTATGGGACTCTCTTGACACAAGGTGTTTCCCAACTTTCTAAAACTCAGCGCAGATTCCATCCTAAAACATTGCATACTCACAAACCTCAGAATCTCCTTGAGCCAGAAAATATTTAGATGTATAAAACACTCTTCTTGTTATATATACCCACCTGCGGTGACTTGTGCGCGCATGTACTCCTCCCAGTGTCGTCCCACAATCATTCATAAATGGTCGATGCTAGATAGTGCTCATCGCTGAGGTTGAGCACCGTAGAGGTGTactgtttggggggggggctctttcCCACAGTGTTTAAATAACTCGAGCCACATGCATGAAGTattttgttccattttattTAGACACTATCTTCAGTATTGCAGTGGCTGGTGGAGGTGAGGGGGGCACCCCAGCGGCGTCTCCAGTGTGCACCACTCGGCCGCAGCGTCCAGTCAGTGAGATTCGCACaatcagttttgttttagtATATTTGTTCAGCCCATACTTGTACTTATGTGTAAGATATGTGACTGGTGATAATAATAGATATATACAATTAGAGGTAGGCCTATATATGATGAAGTTTTATTTCGTGATCTCACCATTGGGCGCTAATTCCCGCGTCCAAAAAACTTTTGCGTGAGCtctatgcatgtgtgaaaggaTACGTAGAAAGGGAAAGATCAAGGTGTTGCCAAATAAACTGTGGTTAAGGTATGGTGAAGTTGGCCAAGTAAACGCTTGGTTAGATAATGTGACCTTATGCGAGAGACAGCGGGTGAAATCTACATTACCAGTTTATAGTCGAACCCCTCCTTCTAAGTCAAGATTCAAAAGCTTTATGACGGTTAAAACCACCTATCAATCCATTCAGTTGTTCATTCAGTGCAAATCTATGGTTTGGAAGTTTTGGATAATACGCTGTTGACTTCATGGAAGTTCTCTGCACTTTGAGTAGTTAAACAGGCTAAGTCAGGATATATTAGGgttatttaaatcaaaatctAAATTGACTGACTTTGGAAACCATTCAATATGTCCATTTATCCAAAACCTTTATCCCGTTTTACTACATGATTGCAGTCAGAGAGATGATTCCTTTGGGACTGAATCCTGTGCAGGACAAGTGCATGGAATTGAAAACAACGTTTTATAGATGTCACAGTTTTTTCCTGGAAAATAGTGTCATATTATTTCAGTCATTGCTTGTGTCCTATAACTATAATGAATCATAATTTATTCAATATGTACGTCGCTTGTGTCCCTCCCCAGGcagctccacacccccaccaacctcctcctcctctctctggctgtctcagaTTTCTTGATGGGCCTCCTCATGTTCTTTTAAGTTATGCTCATAGACGGCTGCTGGTTCCTCGGCGACCTCATGTGTACTCTGTATCATGTTTTTGACTATATTATTACCTCTGCCTCAGTAGGTGCTCATATCAGTTGACCGCTACATGGCTATTTGCgttgtcacatttaaaaaacacatttctgaatcCTTATTcttgtttgctaaaaactgctGTACTTTAACCCACAGTACTCCATCAATCCTCCATCAATATAATtctaataaaaatgttattattacaaatatttgcatttggaatattgcaaacacaaaacattacTTGCTCTTAGTAAAGTGAACAACCCCAGCAGAAATGTCTTGAATTTAAAGcaattgcatttttattgtcaataGAACAGAATCCGAACTGGACTGTGTAttatataaacacaaactctatcttcatttcattttcattgataATGAACTGTAGAATTTAAAAACACCACGAACATTCAGGGTTGAATTGTTTCtaatgtaaagaaatgtttacAAGCATGTCTAATTTTGGACAGTTTAAGACCatacatgattggattttgaagAGGCTGAATGATCACTACATACATggacaagaaaacacacagtggatATGGAACAGAGAACATGTCAAATCTCTGGGTGATTAAACTATAAAAACAGGCGAAGACGAAGCTAAtaagtgaaacaaaatgtggaGTGCACGTCTCAAAAGCCTTCATTTTGGTCTCTCTGGAAGCTTTTAAACATACAGCAAAAATCTTTACGTAAGTGAATGAAATGTAACTGACAGGAGCAGCAACAGTGAAAATGAGGCCAAACACAAGATCATGAATAAGTGACACTGTTCTGTCTGATGAACAAGAAAGTTCAACCACAAGGTGGTGTGCACAAAAAACTTTGTTGATAACAGTCCCACAACGCTTTAAACGGATGGTGAATGACAACAAAACTCCAACCTCTACAAAAGAAACTATCCAAATAACAAGAATGACCTTTTGCACCTTTCTTTTAGTTATTATGACATTGTAATGTAAAGGcttacaaatacatatatatctgTCATACGCCATTATTGTCAAAGTTCCAAATTCAATGGCTACATATGTATGAATGTTGAATATTTGAAGGAAGCAGTAAAAGGCAGAAATTTCGTGAGTCTCTGACAAAATGTGGACCATCAAGCAGGGCAACAAAGACGTGCTGCCATATATCTCATTAACAAACAAGCTACACAGGAATAGATACATGGGCTCGTGCAGATTTCTGTCcacataaataataacaataagaacAGCGTTGGCAAAAATAACTGATATGTAAAATAGCATTGCCAGAGTGAAATACAGGTACTTTAAGTTTCCTATGTTAGTATACATAGACAACACGAATGACACGATCTGTGTTGAGTTTTCCATCGGCCCTGTAATAAGACACCAGAATTCATGTGATCGTTTGTATTTTGAGTAAGTGTGTTGTGTAAATGTTGAGTTTCAAGAgacaatgggaaaaaaatactaaaaccattttctttcttttgttattctgttttgCACATACAGGCCTTAGAAATATATGTGTTTCGATCATGTTTTCAAATATGTGCATCCCTGAACAAGATAAGCAGCTTAAACAGTGGATTAAATCATGGTTATAGAATATAGTTATAGAAAAGCGTGGTTATTTTACTAATAAACATGATCTATTTAGTAGATTTTATTATCTATAGCAAAACatataacacataacacacaacaaaTTCCCCAAACAGTCTGAGAGATGGAGAATGAATAGAAAACAGGAGACTGCTATGACCTACTGGGACAAACAGAAGCAGTTGCTGAACCTTTATGATGTTCTGGCAGGCAAACAAACATGACAAGCAGAATATGACCAATCAAGACTGAGTTATTTTTTCACGTAGAACGCAGCCATGTATGGATGTAGAAAGTTCCAGAGGTGGGACcgaaacattattttgaaattcaaaagTAAGTCACGAGCCATGACAACATAGTCCCAACACAGGTTCCAAAGTCAAAAAATCATTACGCGCTCTTCACAGCATTAAATACCGATTAAAAAAACGTTAAAACAGTACacataaaagtaacaaaatgtgGTAAGATTTGATAATAGAAATAGTAATAACCTCTGCTGGAATAAGGAATTGGGGCCTACTCCTGGAGCCAGGCCTGACAGGGGAGCTCGCTGGCGAGTGCCTGGTGGCCAGGCCTGTACCCATGGTGTGATGTCAGTTAGGCAGCAGGCAGTGGCCTTGTCGTACTAACCCCTGGCTGTATAAACTTGCAACTGGGATGTTGGATATCACATATGGGGGAAAGTAGCTGGAGTTTGTGAGGGAGGTGGAGGTTGGAGAGGGGCTGGAT
This window of the Enoplosus armatus isolate fEnoArm2 chromosome 11, fEnoArm2.hap1, whole genome shotgun sequence genome carries:
- the LOC139292611 gene encoding olfactory receptor 4K1-like; its protein translation is MENSTQIVSFVLSMYTNIGNLKYLYFTLAMLFYISVIFANAVLIVIIYVDRNLHEPMYLFLCSLFVNEIYGSTSLLPCLMVHILSETHEISAFYCFLQIFNIHTYVAIEFGTLTIMAYDRYICICKPLHYNVIITKRKVQKVILVIWIVSFVEVGVLLSFTIRLKRCGTVINKVFCAHHLVVELSCSSDRTVSLIHDLVFGLIFTVAAPVSYISFTYVKIFAVCLKASRETKMKAFETCTPHFVSLISFVFACFYSLITQRFDMFSVPYPLCVFLSMYVVIIQPLQNPIMYGLKLSKIRHACKHFFTLETIQP